A genome region from Dolichospermum compactum NIES-806 includes the following:
- a CDS encoding phosphate ABC transporter permease: MLVPLTRQKFEQIIPLIASGPQYKYYWGKVSSFVQRILVSVVILAVLLLIQFLFRLEFGFIFFFGVFGAFFWLWYPIFQASIRNRKCRRYKYSGFFRGRVLNWWITDRLMGKQETVNSKGELVIIENREKRINLEIGDDTGFTVEFEAPLRNAYKVIARGQIAEMIVMSNTADLSSIEEFSDIYIPSRDLWVSDYPYVRRDFFNEVSVRLRADQERRPRRRSGNRR, translated from the coding sequence ATGCTCGTTCCCTTAACTCGCCAAAAATTTGAACAAATCATCCCCCTAATTGCCTCTGGACCACAATATAAATACTATTGGGGGAAAGTAAGCAGTTTTGTGCAACGGATACTAGTTTCTGTAGTTATCTTGGCTGTACTACTGCTGATACAATTCTTGTTTAGATTAGAATTTGGATTTATATTCTTTTTTGGAGTATTTGGTGCTTTCTTTTGGCTTTGGTATCCCATATTCCAAGCAAGTATCCGCAATAGAAAATGTCGCAGGTACAAATACAGTGGCTTTTTTCGGGGACGAGTGTTAAACTGGTGGATTACAGATAGGTTGATGGGTAAACAGGAAACCGTTAATAGTAAAGGTGAATTAGTCATCATCGAAAACCGCGAAAAGCGGATTAACTTAGAAATAGGCGACGACACGGGATTTACGGTGGAGTTTGAAGCTCCACTACGTAACGCTTATAAAGTCATTGCTCGTGGACAAATAGCTGAAATGATTGTCATGTCAAATACTGCTGATTTAAGCAGCATTGAAGAATTCAGCGATATATATATTCCTAGTCGTGATTTGTGGGTAAGTGATTACCCCTATGTCCGCAGAGATTTTTTCAATGAAGTTAGTGTGCGCTTACGTGCAGACCAAGAAAGAAGACCCCGCCGTCGTTCGGGAAATAGGAGGTAG
- a CDS encoding sucrase ferredoxin has product MNKLFCADNSREIQEDIIGSATNYQTYILIECPTPWVYEAFESKWVPDNLRTLIEDVNRAQLPIRFLLIANDESHKVQETTLLIYQQQQGLSQGYRKQEFKLPNIEQVAGIVSKWLAGMSVDYEIESSITRDILICTHGSHDQCCARYGNPFYFYSQNTIADLQLNHIRIWKSSHFGGHRFAPTAIDFPQGRYYGILDQDTLKSILTHTGDIQCLHKVYRGWGILPNPLQILERELMLRLGWDWFNYQITGKIIEKSLDNHTIIGELSFEQPDGTLYTYHAKLIKDDVKTQTVKVSCHATKETVCLKYAISNLWLVAKKVATYS; this is encoded by the coding sequence ATGAATAAACTTTTTTGTGCAGATAATTCACGGGAAATCCAAGAAGATATAATTGGTAGTGCCACCAACTACCAAACCTACATTTTAATAGAATGTCCTACCCCTTGGGTTTATGAAGCCTTTGAATCTAAATGGGTACCAGATAACTTACGCACTTTAATAGAAGATGTAAACCGCGCCCAACTACCAATTCGGTTTCTATTAATTGCCAATGATGAATCCCATAAAGTCCAAGAAACAACCCTATTAATTTATCAACAGCAACAGGGATTAAGTCAAGGATACCGAAAACAAGAATTTAAATTACCAAATATTGAACAAGTCGCCGGAATTGTCAGTAAATGGTTAGCAGGGATGAGTGTTGATTATGAAATAGAATCCAGTATTACCAGAGATATCTTAATATGTACTCATGGTAGCCATGATCAATGTTGTGCTAGATATGGCAATCCTTTTTACTTTTACTCTCAAAATACAATTGCTGATTTACAGTTAAATCACATCAGAATTTGGAAATCAAGTCATTTTGGAGGACATAGATTTGCTCCTACAGCCATAGATTTTCCCCAAGGAAGATATTATGGTATCCTCGATCAAGATACCCTGAAATCAATTCTCACCCATACTGGGGATATACAATGTTTACATAAAGTTTATCGTGGTTGGGGAATATTGCCAAATCCTCTCCAAATCTTGGAAAGAGAACTCATGCTGCGTTTAGGTTGGGATTGGTTTAACTATCAAATAACAGGTAAAATCATCGAAAAAAGCTTAGATAATCATACAATTATTGGTGAGTTAAGTTTTGAACAACCTGACGGTACTCTCTACACTTATCACGCCAAACTTATCAAAGATGATGTGAAAACACAAACAGTAAAGGTTTCTTGTCATGCCACCAAAGAAACAGTATGTTTGAAATATGCTATCTCTAATCTTTGGCTGGTAGCGAAGAAAGTGGCAACTTATAGTTAA
- a CDS encoding precorrin-8X methylmutase: MEWHVTDAQSLAIIDNEIGDHIFSPAEYEIVRRVVYATADLEYKCLIRFSEQALQAGAAALATRTTIVVDAPMVQVGISHDIQNTFANPVYCSMEALTRPQKEKTRAAWGIETLARRYPEGIFVVGQAQTALTALVELIEAEEIRPALIVATPAGFINSKIVKERLQESLVPYITVEGRKGSAVVAAAIVDGLVDLAWQVYGQDRNVGG, encoded by the coding sequence ATGGAATGGCACGTAACTGATGCTCAAAGTTTGGCAATTATTGATAATGAAATTGGTGATCATATTTTTTCACCAGCAGAGTATGAAATCGTCCGTCGCGTAGTTTACGCTACAGCCGATCTTGAGTATAAATGCTTGATTCGGTTTTCAGAACAAGCATTACAAGCTGGAGCAGCCGCCTTAGCTACGCGAACTACTATTGTGGTAGATGCGCCAATGGTACAGGTGGGTATATCCCACGATATTCAAAATACGTTTGCTAATCCAGTGTATTGCAGTATGGAAGCACTAACACGACCCCAAAAGGAAAAAACCCGTGCAGCTTGGGGTATTGAAACTCTGGCTAGGCGTTATCCAGAAGGGATATTTGTAGTTGGTCAAGCACAAACAGCTTTAACTGCACTGGTGGAATTAATTGAAGCGGAAGAAATTAGACCCGCTTTAATAGTTGCTACCCCAGCAGGTTTTATCAATTCAAAAATTGTAAAAGAACGATTACAAGAATCCTTAGTTCCTTATATTACTGTTGAAGGTCGCAAGGGTAGCGCTGTCGTAGCTGCTGCTATTGTTGATGGTTTAGTGGATTTGGCTTGGCAAGTATACGGACAAGATAGAAATGTAGGGGGATGA
- a CDS encoding ROK family protein, whose protein sequence is MTLILALDFGGTKLAAATVKAGGKEWLDHESRFSPTNGDALTDLEIMRSLIDSVLKGRKPDTIGVSFGGPVDATTGLVRLSHHVPGWENVPLKQILEEDYHAPASIDNDANVAAVGEHRFGAGQGYDSLFYITISTGVGGGWILDGKPWRGALGMAGEIGHMVVDPRGPLCLCGKRGCVERLASGPYMAQNAREMLEKEPPSTNGKIRGDVLRYLTGNDLNLLTGKVVSTAAANGDEIAQEVLYRGAWALGVGIGNVANLMNPQRFVLGGGVTKAGDNFWTVVRKVARETALPEVNFEVVRALLGDDAPLWGAVALGLNVLD, encoded by the coding sequence ATGACATTAATTTTAGCTCTAGACTTTGGCGGGACAAAATTGGCAGCAGCAACAGTTAAGGCTGGTGGGAAGGAGTGGTTGGATCATGAATCACGATTTTCTCCTACAAATGGTGATGCTTTGACTGATTTGGAAATTATGCGATCGCTTATTGATTCCGTGCTAAAAGGAAGGAAACCGGATACTATTGGTGTCAGCTTTGGTGGTCCAGTGGATGCCACCACAGGTTTAGTCCGCTTATCTCATCACGTTCCTGGCTGGGAAAATGTTCCCCTGAAACAAATCCTCGAAGAGGATTATCACGCACCCGCCAGTATAGATAATGATGCTAACGTTGCTGCTGTTGGTGAACATCGTTTTGGGGCTGGTCAAGGATATGATAGCTTATTTTACATTACCATTAGTACAGGTGTCGGTGGAGGCTGGATACTTGACGGTAAACCCTGGCGAGGCGCATTAGGCATGGCGGGAGAAATTGGACACATGGTGGTTGATCCTAGAGGTCCATTATGCTTATGTGGAAAACGGGGATGTGTAGAACGTTTAGCTTCTGGTCCCTACATGGCGCAAAATGCCCGGGAAATGTTGGAGAAAGAACCACCCAGCACTAACGGTAAAATCAGGGGAGACGTACTCAGGTATTTGACTGGTAATGATCTTAACTTACTTACAGGCAAAGTCGTCAGCACCGCAGCAGCCAACGGAGATGAAATAGCACAAGAAGTATTATATAGGGGTGCTTGGGCTTTGGGGGTCGGTATTGGTAATGTCGCCAACCTCATGAACCCCCAACGGTTTGTTTTAGGTGGTGGTGTCACCAAAGCTGGGGATAATTTCTGGACTGTGGTGCGAAAAGTGGCTAGGGAAACCGCACTCCCAGAGGTAAATTTTGAGGTTGTGCGGGCATTATTGGGTGATGATGCACCTTTATGGGGGGCTGTAGCTTTGGGTTTGAATGTTTTGGATTAA
- a CDS encoding YtxH domain-containing protein — protein MSNNRSGIFIGGLMLGAAIGTLAGLLVAPRTGRETRKLIKKSANAIPELAEDISTSVQIQADRLSSSTLENWEETVDRLREAIAVGIDATQRESQSFNKQNTVDISSTPDDTDSLTEKLERS, from the coding sequence ATGTCTAACAACCGTTCTGGAATCTTTATTGGTGGTTTGATGTTAGGAGCAGCTATAGGTACTTTAGCAGGTTTACTAGTTGCACCGCGTACAGGACGCGAAACCCGTAAACTAATTAAAAAATCTGCCAATGCTATCCCCGAATTAGCGGAAGATATTTCTACCAGTGTGCAAATTCAGGCAGATCGTCTTTCTAGTAGTACCCTGGAAAACTGGGAAGAAACTGTAGATAGATTGCGAGAAGCGATCGCAGTTGGCATAGATGCTACCCAGCGCGAAAGCCAAAGTTTCAACAAACAAAATACTGTTGATATCAGCAGCACCCCAGACGATACCGATTCCCTGACTGAAAAACTAGAACGTTCATAA
- a CDS encoding TPM domain-containing protein, producing the protein MHLCFWRRILVSIAAFCFIGSIWAINSPSALAYENPDLLPSFVTPVVDLAKTLPDPQEEKLVKELEQFETDTGWKLRVLTQYDRTPGRAVIKYWGLDDKSILLVADARGGNILSFSVGDAVYEFLPRTFWIELQTRFGNLYFVREEGEDQAILQALNSVKGCLLKGGCNVVPGLPREQWILTLVTSAVGGIICGFAAQPRDDKKIVAWQWALIFSPLWGMLFIAFGIAPVITRTTDWLPLVRNISAFAIGALVAYLSPMLNRTFPGAES; encoded by the coding sequence ATGCACCTGTGTTTTTGGCGACGAATTTTAGTATCAATTGCCGCATTTTGCTTTATTGGCTCAATTTGGGCAATTAATTCCCCATCAGCCCTAGCTTATGAAAATCCCGATTTACTCCCCAGCTTTGTCACACCAGTAGTAGATTTAGCAAAAACTCTCCCTGACCCCCAGGAAGAAAAGCTAGTTAAAGAATTAGAACAGTTTGAAACTGACACTGGTTGGAAACTGCGCGTCTTAACTCAGTACGACCGTACCCCAGGTAGAGCAGTGATTAAATATTGGGGTTTAGATGATAAGAGTATTCTCTTGGTAGCAGATGCCCGTGGTGGTAACATCCTCAGTTTTAGTGTGGGTGATGCAGTTTATGAATTCTTACCTCGCACCTTCTGGATTGAACTACAAACCCGCTTTGGTAACTTATACTTTGTTCGTGAAGAAGGAGAAGATCAAGCCATTCTCCAGGCTCTAAATTCAGTTAAAGGTTGTTTACTTAAAGGTGGCTGTAACGTCGTTCCTGGGCTACCTAGAGAACAATGGATACTCACCCTTGTTACCTCCGCTGTTGGCGGGATTATTTGTGGTTTTGCCGCTCAACCCCGTGACGATAAAAAAATAGTTGCTTGGCAATGGGCATTAATTTTCTCACCTTTATGGGGAATGTTATTTATTGCCTTTGGTATTGCTCCAGTTATTACCCGGACAACCGATTGGTTGCCTCTAGTCCGCAATATTTCCGCTTTTGCCATTGGTGCTTTAGTAGCTTATTTATCTCCGATGCTGAATCGGACTTTCCCCGGTGCTGAATCCTGA